A segment of the Sander lucioperca isolate FBNREF2018 chromosome 7, SLUC_FBN_1.2, whole genome shotgun sequence genome:
TGACATAAACACATGAAAGGGCGCTTATATTGACAGAACGGATTAGGAGAACGGGTGGTCCTACTTGTTAGATGcactacttttatttttgtaggatgtctttacaacacacacacacacacatttaactgCAACAGTTTTCAACAACGTCTCCAAGCATACCATATATTCCATGTCCACTGGTGCCAGAGTCAGGTACATTGTCTGTTGACGAATTTACCTCTTCACCTTCACTTGATAATATATGACATATTGTATGTTATACACAGTAATATGACCCGAGTAAAATCTGACTATGAGTACTGTATTTAACCTCTGATCGCAAAtgattacaaaaaaaagatacatcAAAACAGAAAGTCAGTGCAAACACTTTAATTGAACTAATTAGTCGCAACAATTCTGTACAAGCAATTTCCTTTTCCAATAAAATGTTTGTGGCATAAAATTAATGTTGAAACACAGGAAGTTCCAGATCCAAAAAATGTGAAAGGTGGTTTCACAGGAACCTGATTCCTGCTCCAAACTGGACCCCGTCACATATCCTGCATGTAACAGAGAAAATTTGTTGAAATCAATAGCAAAGCAAACCAAGAATCAGTTTATTTCCAGTGCATGTTAAGGACACTATGCATGGGACATGTGTCTCTTGAAAGTGTTTATCTACATGATTGTACAGAAAAGattttctcaatatttactaagcaacatgcacatacagtaaatacacaACTTTCACACATGTAAACAGATGTGACATTTACACTGCATGAGTTGAAGTCATCCACCTGTACAGCCTGTGGTTTTTTGGTCTATGCTGGTCTTTTCTAACTAAATCATTTATCTTCTGTTTGCAGGGAGAGCTATTGGACATAAAGTTTACCCAGTGTGCCTTAAATGTCTTTAAAGTAAGTCAAATAGGTGCAATTCCAAATCTTACCTAAAACTAGCTACCCTTATCAGCCCTACCTGTCTCCACTCTGGACTCCCATGGGAATGCAGTAATTCAGCTCCAGTCTGGCAATGTTTCCCAAACGCAGCACAATGCCCAGTCCATATGACCAACGGATGCTTTCTGCCAGTTTCTTCAAATGTGCTtttggcccctcacctgagtaAAAACAAAAGGGCATCTGCAAAAAATCCTTTCTAATAGAATTGAGTCATTAATGTCAAGGTCTGTTCCATACAACATTAACCTTTAACAGTTATTTGAGGTGCTTGTTCTGTTTCCAACTACTCACCATAGTTAAGGTTACAAAGGTTTCCGGCATTGAGGAAGAAGTGTGTTCTGAAGAGATCACCAAAGCCCCCCTTGCCTGGTCTGAAGGGTAGAGGGGTGTAAAGGTGGAGGCCTCCAGCCCAGTAGCCCTCTCCTCCCAGGTAGTCACCTGCCATATCAGTAATTCCAGCAAACAACATTTTCAATTAACCATCAAACTTCAGTCTGGTTACCAAGCAACTCAGCCAAGTTAATGTCTCACCTTCACTCTGTGGGCCCAAACTGTACATACTGAATCCCCTGATACTGGTGGGGCCACCAAGATAGAACCTAGAAGGTTGACAAAGacacataaaacatacaatatgtaataCAGTTATGAGCTTTCTGTGAATACAGAAAGAACCCTACAGTTaattgtgttttaaaaatgtttaatttagtTTGCACAATTGCAGCATTTTGCGTCAAAAACTTCACTCCTAAGTCATAGCTCGGTCAAATCTGAACACACATCCATGATACACATATGTTTAGAATCAACGTGATTTACACTTTTCAAGGACATATATAATATCTGCATGTCCATCgcaaataaacatatatatatatatatatatatatatatctacttagaaatcactgaaaaaaagacactCCTTCAGAACTTGCCTGAGAATGATCACGTTTTTAAGCATTCTTCAGCATTAAAGTAGTGATAGTTGTCTAGGCATTAGGATTGGACATCgtgaaccgattcctacttgaaatcatttcaaaaattacaattccagtagaatcgttactttattggaatcgtttggaaccgtttagaggatttggtttcaaatccgatcatcgcttcccaatttcCGAAGCGGCCGGGCGCTTGTTgcgttgcagccttggagcacagtaagcagcgttctagtgtggctttattttacattgaaaaagcccggtaaaactgcaaaccaccattcaatcaaaataaaactttcctcttatttgtgaaaatagacATGTGACCCGTGAcccaactccacccctcaaagaatcggaatcgagaatcgataagaaccggaattgaaaggaagaatcggaattggaatcagaattgttcaaatccaaacgatgcccaaccctacgaGGCATCCATGGGTACATTGCAAACAGGAACTGCCAATAGATAATTTGAAATACTTTTAATGGTGCCAATTTgccaaaatgaaaacaaaatatagGCGGGGAAAAAACAGTCTTAAGCTGTCTCAAGTCAAGACTTCAAAAACCCCTGGTCTTGTGGATAATGGTAATAGGGTGGTGCATTGTATTTCTGTACCTGTCTGCTATGCTTGTTGGCTTGTCACCAATGGGCAGGAGCAAACCACCCCACAATGAGGCAGAAAGGACCTGGAGGAATAAGTCAAAGGGTTTAGTCACAACAATCTAACAAAGAAGTGCGTGAAGTTGttgatttttttaacataaaaatgtaTTCCTGGCTAAAGAAGGACTACACCAAGGTTTTTTGGAAAGAAGTCTGTTGgtcatttagtttagttttctgCTAACAGACCGTTCTCACAAAAGCCTGAGTATATTACTCAAATTCTTTACTACCATTCTTTACTTTGGCCCGGTAAAACTGCTTAAAGTTTAACTGCATTAAGTGTCTTTTGATGAGACTATTTGCTAAATGGCTGAAATGTCAAATGTAGAATCTCACCGAGTCCCACAAGAGTGTTTTGTTGAGCTGGATCTCAAAGTCCTCCTTCAGGAAACTGGCGTCTCCTCCAGTGTAACCAGCAAGTTCCTACACAACCACAACACAAAACGTCAACCTGGTGCACAAGATCAGTCATATTGTTTTCaaatagcatttgaaaaaagctCTGGATTAGTGTTAAACAGAAAACCTGATGGATCTTCAACAGGCCACCTTTCCTGGGAAGGATGGAGGAGTTTCTGGTGTCGATGACCATAGAatgctgaaaaacaaaatgccACCGTTCTCAAAACTACTGCTAAAAATGTGTTCACTAATAAAGTGTCTTTTTGGATATTCAGTCTTTTTGCACTATTCAACATTCCAACAATTCATATCCACTGTTCAATATCCCCCACGCAATGTTATCGGAATGTGTTGtgcaaacatttttgaaaacccTGACTAAAGCACTGAATACCAGCTTGCCATTAATTCTCTGACAGCAGACTACATTAAACTCAACAGCTATTTTAAAGCCCATGCTAAAATCTTTAATGTAAAATAAGAGACAAATACCGAAAGTGAGGACTTTAGGGAATGGCCACTCTCCTCCCGGACGGCAAATGAGGCAGTGCGAGCCAAACAGCCCAGCTCTCTCCACACTCCCTCCCACTTCAGGGTTTGGTTGGTCTTCCACACAGGGAACTGTGGGTGGTAAATTGGTAATAAGACACCAGTTTATTACTTTTGTTTGTACAGATCTCATGCAGTAAATGAGCATACATTGTTTGTAACATAGCAActgtttttctgtctccttAAAACATATGGAAAACAATGGCTCTGTGACATCTCAAAGAAGTCCAAACTTTTAGTTTCTAAGGAACAAAACTCAGCAGAACTGGACTTTCTGATGGAACCGGTCTCTTTTTTGATGCCTTCTATTATGACTCTTTTCAGCTCATTTTGTTGAACAAAACCTTAATGTGTTAATTAACTTCATCCATGTGCAAGGAGGCAAGATCATTTGTCTTGCAAACAACAGAAGAGGCAAATAAATAGAAACAAGTATTTACGCTCAGTTCTCCAGAGATGCCTCGATCCGTCTCCCTCAGTGAACTCCATGGAAACTGACCTGTTACTTTGTACACATTGAGTGAGATGCTTGaagtgaaaaaaagagaagaagataTGTCAATACCCTGCTGCTAGGATTCCTTTGTGATTACAAAATATACCCATCTATAGTTACTGCATATATCGCTCAGGCATTTACTTGCTCACTGATGGACCCAAATCTAAAGCTAAAGTATCAGGAGAGTCATCTTATCTATCTAATGCCCAACTTCAACCACCCTGCAAAACTGAACTGCAGAACTTATAGCAAAAGAATAAGCCTGTGTAAACATAAACCATGTATCAAGGTGATTAGATTTATTTTATGAAGCTGCTCATATCTTACTTGCGTTCAAAGTTTCCTGGTTGGGGTTTGAAGAAGGACAGGCCGTATGATGTCTCTTTGGTTCCGTAGGAGAACTGAAAGGTCATTTTCTCTGCTCGACCTAATGCATTGGGTAACTTCAGGCCTAGTACCTGAAATTAAAGCAGGTAAGGTTTTGTATTTAGAGGCAAccaaactaataaaaaaaatagattagATAGAAATTTAACTCAATCTGTCTGAAAAAGtaaatgcataaaaaaaaaaagcaaacagaCATATAGATGTGGGTCAAAGTCAAATAACTTAATCACAATGAAATATCTCAGTGCTACAAACTAAAGTTGAAGTCAACATTGGAAATTATCTTTACAGGAAGATATTGCTAAACCAGTGTGTTTAAGCCAGTGTAGTATGACACTATAATTGGATCCAAGAAAGGAGGTGGCCTTTCAGGAAGCACTCACCATGCTTCCTTCGTTGTTTCCAACCATGGTGTTGTAGCTGCCGGTCATCCGTCTCAGCTCGGTGACTTCAAACGTCACATCGAGGCCGTTAGGAAGAGCATCCTCACCTaaggaaaacaaagaaaaagaaaacacacaaaatgtcaaCAATAATTTCATGTTTGGTTTAAAACAGTGAGACAGAACACAGAAAAGGCATCATTAGAATTTGTACATTTGTTAAGAAAGTCCATATGTGTAATCATAAGACCGTGCAGTGATTGACAAGTACCTCGTGACGTGTCAATAACAACTTCAACTTTTCTGAAAATACCGAGACGAAGCAGCTTCCGTCGGGCTTCATGGGACTTTCGCATCACCTGCACAACAAATTGAACCATGTGTTGATGCCAGTAATGGCTACTCACAAGCATCGATTGGTACAGCTGTATCAACATGCACCTACATCAATCAAGTTCCTTGCCCGGAAAACTTCTGCGATTTCATAAGTCAACAGGTCCTCCTTGGTTCTTCCGAGCCCATCTATGTGCACTCGTTGAACTACAACCTTAAGAAACAAGAAGGGACAGATAACTTTATGAACATTTGGAACACCcataaaaatacattatattaatgttatgaagaaaaaaaaacactcattaGCCAAATATTATGATACAGTTTCTCCCTTCAATAAAATGTCCACTAATACTGCAGTTTCCTGGCATTTCGGGTTGTGTTTTAGATTTATTTGGTATGGATATGAGGCAGGGACTCACTTACTACTATGCTGGCAAAGCACAAACCTAGTGTGGAGAAAGGTGGTTTGGCAATATGTCCTAGTGAGAGAGACTGATGTAATTACTgcctgaaacaaaacaaatcttaCATCCTTGTTTTCAAGAACTTCTTGCTTTGGCTCGTGCTCAATCCCGGGAGCCTCGATATCGTCAGGTTGAACTCCTAGCTCTGGCCCTCGCATGGGCAGAGGGTCCAGGCTCTGCAACACAAAATATGAGGGAAATATATATTATCACAATCAGAGTTTTACCATGGTTTACCAATCAAATAAATAgaaggggggaggggagggacaATGACACAAAGAGGAGTTTAAATTCTATAATCACACACATTATACATGTTTGGTGTCTAAGTATTCTCCACTAAcccactagggctgcaactaacaaatatttttttactatcgctgattattttctagatTAATTAATGAATCACTTGGTCTatacaatgtttgttttttaaagtaaaaaaaaagtgtctatCACAGTTTCCCACAGTCCAAGATGATGTCTTGTTTACTGTTCGACCATAagaccaaaacccaaagatattcagtttacaactatataaaacagagaaaagcagcaaatcatcacattggagaagctggaaccagataATGATTGACATTTTTGCTTAGATGAAGTTTATATGACTACTCAATAATAATAGTTATTCTAAAATAGTTGCTGACTTGTTTTCTGTCATTGACTAAACGATTAATTGTTTAGATCTACACCACACCATAAAGCCCGGTGGTCGGTTAGTGTGCTGACTGCAGCAAGACTACAGTGAGCGGAGGAGCCACTAGCACCTTTCCTTACTGTCAATGATTTGTATCTAAATATACAGCAAGCAGAGTCTTTACGTTTAATTGTGGAGTTAAAAACTAACTAGCAGAGGATGACCTCGGTGTTATCGCAGAGCTGAATGCCTGAGCCATGTTGGACCTTGTTGAATGTACAGTATAGGCCTTTTCTTGTAGAACAGTAGCCGCTGTGTCAGATAACTAAATGAACACAAGGAGAGGTCAAAGTCCTAGCTAACACGTTCAGGGGACTTTTCCTTACCCTGGCGTGGACGGTGCCCATGCTGAGCTCCACAGGGCGCTGTCCCAGTAAATATGAAATCAAATTTGCGTGGTAAAAGTCTAATATAATCTACAAGTAACAGGAGAATAAGGCGACGAGGCTCCGTATGAGGAGGCGGCCATGTCACTTACTGACCACGCCTTCTCTGACTGGTGCACATTCAATACATCAACGCTgcgaaatgtttaaaaataatgctgttattgttattattaccaATActactgatgatgatgatgatgatgatgataacatgtttaacattacattgaaatttgaAATTCAGATAGCGACTGCCAAAGATCCtgtcatattttaaaatgtcttagCCTGGTGaggttaatttatttatttattgaaatataggcctacattaaaagCTGAGTTTTTGCAATAGGCACTGCTAATTataaacaaaagcacaaataaaagaataagactcatgttttttgtttggcttTTATATAATAGAAGATACAGACTCAAAACCACTCCAACTTTCGGTTGACATTTATGGGTTGGATGGCAATATGGATTTAttactacatacagtatactgtaggaGAAAATGTATATGTATTTGCAAGAgtgtatattattttttttatatacactgTATTCATAATCATGTTTCAGGCAAGGTCATGGTGAGGAGTAAACCAAAGTATTGTCTTGTTAGGtgaagatatacagtataatatatatatatatatatatatatatatatatatatatatattctatgaGACATTGTTAAACTGTccaagtattttgttttatttcaataaGAGTAGAAAGGGAAATATTTCAGAACTGGGAGGCTGAGTTGGGATGTAGACTTAGGATGCACAATACCTGTTGTACTCTGTTATCCTATACTTCTCTAAGAGCTCTTAATAAACAGTTGTACCTCATCACATATTGCACCTTGATGTGGTGATATTTCTTAAGTGCATAGGAACCTTAAGTTTTTAGAAGAAATTCCTCAAAAATATACCGTCAACTTTAGTGTAAAAAGGCTGGCGAATACTTGAATGAAAACTACCTGAATCAGAATACATATTAACATTAAAAGTTTAATAACAATACTTACATAAAATGTGCTCATTTTACAACATAAGACCCAGTCCCAATGAAAATTTCCAAATGCATATCAACATTATATCATGTATTAAATAACACATCAGCTGAATGGAAGAAAACATCAAACATAAGTTCACAGTTGTTCATATGTTGCTGAGCATCTCTGCAGGCCTTGAATCCTGTAACAACAAAATTAGACAAAATGTACTTTTATGGTATGGTGAATTTTAAAATGCTGGTGAATATTGCCTGTCATGTTGTTTCGATTTTACAAGCTGCTCTTACGCTTCTGTTTTGAAGGTTTCATGGGATATTCTGTCTTCATTTACACCTTCGGGACATtcattaatgttttttatgcCCAGTGTGGTCAGCGCTGTGGGGGAAAGGCTCTGTGAGaagttgttttatttaaaagtgtCATTATTCTGAAAAAAGATTCCTTAGATGATTTTAAATGTTGCTGTATGAAGCAATAATTGGGTGAATTAAAAgtatataggctactaaactGAATTAAAACCTGATAAATATCTTGGGTGAACTTAGAATTATGTTGCTTATATAAACAGTTACATATTGAAAGtgttgatctctctctctctgcccaagAAAGcctaatatagtgtatatacaTGTCCTATGCTTACCCTGCTTGTATTGGGCAAAAGTGATGTATTTTTGATTAGCGGGGTCCAGTATCCCGAAGACTGCATCCAGGTTGGAGTTGTTGAACAGATTCGGCCCTTTCACACCATTCTGCTGAGACATCTTCAGCTGTTCCAGCTGCTCAACGAGAAACTCTCTGGGATTCTCTGAATAAAAGAATAAACCACAATAAATTGTTTCTGGTAATAAAGGTTCAATTATTGAACACCTTTGGGAAAGTTTGCAGCAACCAAATAACAACAATATCAACAGAATACAACTGAACAATAACTATAAATATATAACAATGCAAAActgatattttatttacatacaCAAAACTTTGTAGACAATCTACCACTTGGGTATGTTCAAGGGAAGAACAGAATATTTGGGCAGGAACAGTTTTAAGTAACTTAGTAACATTGAACTGTGAGCCACATCACAGCAAAAGTCCTTTTTCAAATCACATTTAGGTTACTATAGGCAATAACCTAGCTATATGTGTTTATGGTTATTATGTAAgatatgtttattacagtgtATTAGCTAAcctatctttttttattatctagCAACAGAAGGGTCAATCCGAATCCagcacagatacagttaaaaaAGGCATAATTAGAGACTGAAAAGCTAACAAAAAACTTTAAACGTGTTATAATTtgagttagttagctagcttgctagctaTTGCAAAACCTAGCTAGTGTTTTTAGCAGAGGATGTTAGGTCCGTTGTGTCTACAACAGAGACAAAATAAGCTCTAACTAACCAGGTCTGTAAAAGAAGAGCATGCTGGTCAGGTTTTCCATGAGCTCGAAAATTTTGTGTTTCTCGAGATAATCAGCGgcgtctttctctctctgcgtCGCCATCTTTTCCAATTCACTTTTGATTGAACTTGTTGCCATGATACGCAAACaccgcgcgcgcgcacacgcacgtaCGCTtgcactctctcacacacacacacacacacacacacacacacacacacacacacacacacacacgctagtACTTGTAAGGTCACTCAATGACATGATACGTCCAGCCAGTCTACCCAGTCTACCCCTACCATCACAATTACAAGCCTAACCCCAACCCTTATGTTAACCTAAAACTAAACGTAGTCACACACAGTAAAGGTTACAGTAGGGCAGATTTCAAATCACCTCTTGTCATGTCAAATAAATACTGAAAAATAACCATTACAAGTTCCTAAAGCTAAATGTGATGTTTTGACTTAGcttttttgtctgaccaacagtccaaaacccccaAACAATTAATTTAGAACAATATAATACAGGgagaaacaaaacacacattttagaAGCTGAAAATGATTAATTTTGCAAGTTTGTCAGTATTTCCATAGAGAGCACCGACATCTACTGCAAAGTAATGGACAAAGGtttagtacatttttatttcaaattaaTTTTGTCTGCTAGCGAACAaccaaaatatatacatttgaattaaattgaattatttAATGACCTTAGCAGTTCCCATGTGTTCATGGAACGTTCTTTTACATATTTCATCACTCGGtctgaaaatgcaaacacattcAAAAGGGATGAAGAGATATAAGATGAGGTGTATTAACAACTGTTGTATAAACCAAATTATCTTGTTTCAGAGAAGATCCTTATCCGAGCAGCCAGACGCCAACAGTGTGGCATTTCAATCCACTCCTGTTTGCTCCATTAGAAGAAACCATCAAACACAGAAAATATCCATTTGCAGATGTCCCTGAAATGACTTTACTCCAGGCAAGTGGCAGCCGGAAAAATTGGCCAAAGTCTgcttgatagatagatatagatagggTGTCCATCGCAGGAAGTAAATGTCTTATCAGTCTGCCTTCTGTTCAGCTTTAAGCTGCTGTAAcgcagcagcagcttcttctCTGACTTTGTAGCCCAGCAGATCTGTCTGAAGCTCCCCAGGCTTTGGTGGGATCTCTGGTATACTCTGAAATATTAAACAGCAGCAACGACTGTTACACACTGAAAAACTGGGCCTGTTTGGTTGGGTggtgttgtatttattttttacttttagcgATCTAAAACATCAACTGTAAAAGTCTGGCTTTAATGTCACTGGTGTTTTCTGGGACCACTTCTGACATCTGACACAGTAGTGTTtgataaattaaagcaaattggtttaaaaaacctGACTGGTTCCTCCGTACCATATATAGAGTATGTATGACTATAAACCCATCTTTGAGTAAAAGTAACACTTTTTACACCCGCCTTGTGGTGGCTGTCAAATTGCATTATAGGAAATGTAGGAAAATACTAACACATACGTGTTGCTATACAGTATAGCTGGAAAATACTAAAGCTGTATAACAACACATACTATCCTATATGTTATAAAAGTAGCACTACACAGCGAGAGACAGCTGCACAGTATGTACATCAGTGGTGCAAGATGtcttgtattttcttttcaaaaaccTGATGATGATTTTCATAATAATTTTAATGCATCTGAATACTTTGCAGACTTGTTTATTGATTTCATCTAGAAATCACAGCCAGGCCAATGTGAAAAAATGGTTAATTGTGTCCCTCACCAGATCAGGTAGGTAGTACTGGTGGACGACCTGTGCTCCTGCAAACATTGCCAGCATACTGGCACTTAACATCCTCAGGTACCGAGGCCAAGATACACCAGCTGGCATCTTCACACACTTCCTCAATCTGGGGGGAAATAGGAAGACATTAGTAAATGATTTAAAATTATATGCCGCATTTAATCATTTGTCTGCTCCCCTTTTGAGGGCTATTCCTCATATAATTAGACAGTATGATTAACCACATCCACCACAAATACTGGTATCCTGTATGGGTATGCCTTACCATTAGGGTTTCTAGCTAAGTATAGTTCACCATTTTAATATCAGGCATGTACACATttcaaacatgtactgtatatggctAACCACCTGCACAGTGAATCCAGTGACAAGAAAGCTAATGTTGTTAGCCCCGACGATACAGTTAACGTTACCAGGGGTAAAAGTTTGAAATACAGAAAATGGGGACAGagcaaatatacaaaaaaataacatataGCGATTCTAGTAAGACCTTACCTTGTTTATTTCACTGTGACTTAAATTAAAGGCAGCAATGTAAAACTAATTCCCACCATCGTAAACCCAAGTGCCTGTCATTGGGACTTACAAGCAGGAGAAGCAGGTCATGCTGCAGCTGTTAAGCTAGCTAACACGGAGATAATATAGGTAAAGCGAGCTCGCACTCTGCCTCTATTTAGTGATACCACAAAGGTTAAGATTCTGTTCCCTGTCTCCTGTTTGTGCATTCGTGTGCTTCGCTTTTTTGAATTCATTGGTTGGGGTGGATTGTAATTGCTTTTTAAGATTGAATAAAACTTTCTATTCCACCATTTTGAAGCTGATTATTGATGTAGGCTAGCTATCTTAGATCTAACAttagcttcttcttttttgctAGCCACATACAGTGCTGTGTATGTCTTTTTAACTCACATTGTTGTGCCAATTTAGGAAGTTGAAGAGGGACGTTgaaaaaaagagtaaataaTACCCTGGATAATCTTTAGGGTTCGGATATGGGTTTTCAccatttgtgtgtattttgaaTTGGTCCTGTTCAGAGTCTGAGTTTTTACTGTGG
Coding sequences within it:
- the samm50 gene encoding sorting and assembly machinery component 50 homolog A isoform X3, with product MGTVHARSLDPLPMRGPELGVQPDDIEAPGIEHEPKQEVLENKDVVVQRVHIDGLGRTKEDLLTYEIAEVFRARNLIDVMRKSHEARRKLLRLGIFRKVEVVIDTSRGEDALPNGLDVTFEVTELRRMTGSYNTMVGNNEGSMVLGLKLPNALGRAEKMTFQFSYGTKETSYGLSFFKPQPGNFERNISLNVYKVTGQFPWSSLRETDRGISGELSFPVWKTNQTLKWEGVWRELGCLARTASFAVREESGHSLKSSLSHSMVIDTRNSSILPRKGGLLKIHQELAGYTGGDASFLKEDFEIQLNKTLLWDSVLSASLWGGLLLPIGDKPTSIADRFYLGGPTSIRGFSMYSLGPQSEGDYLGGEGYWAGGLHLYTPLPFRPGKGGFGDLFRTHFFLNAGNLCNLNYGEGPKAHLKKLAESIRWSYGLGIVLRLGNIARLELNYCIPMGVQSGDRICDGVQFGAGIRFL
- the samm50 gene encoding sorting and assembly machinery component 50 homolog A isoform X2, giving the protein MGTVHARSLDPLPMRGPELGVQPDDIEAPGIEHEPKQEVLENKDVVVQRVHIDGLGRTKEDLLTYEIAEVFRARNLIDVMRKSHEARRKLLRLGIFRKVEVVIDTSRGEDALPNGLDVTFEVTELRRMTGSYNTMVGNNEGSMVLGLKLPNALGRAEKMTFQFSYGTKETSYGLSFFKPQPGNFERNISLNVYKVTGQFPWSSLRETDRGISGELSFPVWKTNQTLKWEGVWRELGCLARTASFAVREESGHSLKSSLSHSMVIDTRNSSILPRKGGLLKIHQELAGYTGGDASFLKEDFEIQLNKTLLWDSVLSASLWGGLLLPIGDKPTSIADRFYLGGPTSIRGFSMYSLGPQSEDMAGDYLGGEGYWAGGLHLYTPLPFRPGKGGFGDLFRTHFFLNAGNLCNLNYGEGPKAHLKKLAESIRWSYGLGIVLRLGNIARLELNYCIPMGVQSGDRICDGVQFGAGIRFL
- the samm50 gene encoding sorting and assembly machinery component 50 homolog A isoform X1; translated protein: MGTVHARSLDPLPMRGPELGVQPDDIEAPGIEHEPKQEVLENKDVVVQRVHIDGLGRTKEDLLTYEIAEVFRARNLIDVMRKSHEARRKLLRLGIFRKVEVVIDTSRGEDALPNGLDVTFEVTELRRMTGSYNTMVGNNEGSMVLGLKLPNALGRAEKMTFQFSYGTKETSYGLSFFKPQPGNFERNISLNVYKVTGQFPWSSLRETDRGISGELSFPVWKTNQTLKWEGVWRELGCLARTASFAVREESGHSLKSSLSHSMVIDTRNSSILPRKGGLLKIHQELAGYTGGDASFLKEDFEIQLNKTLLWDSVLSASLWGGLLLPIGDKPTSIADRFYLGGPTSIRGFSMYSLGPQSEAGITDMAGDYLGGEGYWAGGLHLYTPLPFRPGKGGFGDLFRTHFFLNAGNLCNLNYGEGPKAHLKKLAESIRWSYGLGIVLRLGNIARLELNYCIPMGVQSGDRICDGVQFGAGIRFL
- the si:dkey-42p14.3 gene encoding EF-hand calcium-binding domain-containing protein 10; this encodes MATSSIKSELEKMATQREKDAADYLEKHKIFELMENLTSMLFFYRPENPREFLVEQLEQLKMSQQNGVKGPNLFNNSNLDAVFGILDPANQKYITFAQYKQALTTLGIKNINECPEGVNEDRISHETFKTEAIQGLQRCSATYEQL
- the c7h12orf73 gene encoding protein BRAWNIN: MPAGVSWPRYLRMLSASMLAMFAGAQVVHQYYLPDLSIPEIPPKPGELQTDLLGYKVREEAAAALQQLKAEQKAD